The region CAGGCAGGCTTGGGCAAACAGCGCGTACAATCGGGAAAGCGCTCCGTCAAACGTGTGCGGTTCAAACGATTCTAGATGACGCGGGCCTGCACGTCGACGATCTGCAGATCCTGGGCGAAAGAGATGCCCAGTTCCATGTGGCGCTGGCACAGGCTTCGCAAAATTTGGTACTGATCCGGCTGATGCTGACGATGCTTGACCTCTTGTCCGAAAGCCGCATGGAATCGTTGGCGATCGAGGGCGGGCCGCAGCGGTCGCTGGCGGATCATCAGGCGATTTTTCAGGTGATCAAACAAAAAGACAGCGAACAGGCGAAACATCGGATGCTCGCTCATCTGACCCGAGTGGAACAATCGATTCGCATGCGAATCAAGCGCTGAGACGTGGAAAGCTGATCAAGTTCCGGATCAAACGCTAAGCGGTGGGAAGTCCACCAAGCTGCAGAAGAAGCCCACCAGCCAAAAGTCGCTGCAACCCGCAGGCAAACTGCGGAACCGGGTGAAACAAGATGTGGATCGTCGAGAAAGGGAGGGGGCACGATGTCGATCGTCATTACGGAGGAGTTATGGTGGCCTCTGCCCGAATGGATTCGGGCGAAATATCAAGTGATGCTCGATCCCGAACTGTATCGGGATCGAGAGCGGATCGCCGCGATCGGGGCGAACGTCCGTCCCGCCGTCGATTCCGATGGTGATTTACGGCGTCGGCGTGGAACAGATCACCTGGGTTGACAGAGTGAAAGCGCTGCGGGAGGGAGTCTGGGCACTGCTGCTGCCGGTCATCTGTTCCGGCGATGTCGATGTGGCTGCCGAATCTGTTGAAGTGATCTTCCGGATGTCACCTGAGCCGCAAGATGGGGTCCTCTGTCGCCATGCAACTTGGGTGACCTATTTATTGTTTGCGGTTTGTTGCCAGGCAGTAGAGCATTTTTGCACGATCGAGGATCGGTACAACAAAAACAACAATACTTGCGAAAAAGCGAATGAAAAAGAGCGGCGACCGCCGCCCTGTCGAAGGAATGTTGGAAAAAGGAATCCGGTTACTTCGGAATGCGGGGTTGGGTTTGCGCCAGAGCGATAAACGTTTTCTCGTCTT is a window of Effusibacillus pohliae DSM 22757 DNA encoding:
- a CDS encoding FadR/GntR family transcriptional regulator, with protein sequence MLDDAGLHVDDLQILGERDAQFHVALAQASQNLVLIRLMLTMLDLLSESRMESLAIEGGPQRSLADHQAIFQVIKQKDSEQAKHRMLAHLTRVEQSIRMRIKR